The genomic DNA CTGAAGCTGAGAAAGGAAACACAACGGGGAGGTGGTCAGGGGGTCAGAGGGTCAGAGGTCGGGCAACGTGACCAGGAAACAACGTCACAAATTagaacagaatttacagcacagaaacaggccattcggcccaactgttgcgtgctggtgtttctgctccacacgagcctcctgcctccccacgtcaacccctcagtcttccctttcctcgaggaaagagccccagcctgttcactctttcctgataggtcgaacctctcagttctggtatcatcctcgtaaatattttcatgcaccttccccagtgtctctatatccattttataatatggagaccagaactgtgcacagtgctccaagtgtgatatggagaccagaactgtgcacagtgctccaagtgtgatatggagaccagaactgtacacagtgctccaagtgtgatatggagaccagaactgtacacagtgctccaagtgtgatatggagaccagaactgtacacagtgctccaagtgtgatatggagaccagaactgtacacagtgctccaagtgtgatatggagaccagaactgtacacagtgctccaagtgtgatatggagaccagaactgtacacagtgctccaagtgtgatatggagaccagaactgtacacagtgctccaagtgtgatatggagaccaggactgtacacagtgctccaagtgtgatatggggaccagaactgtacacagtgctccaagtgtgatatggagaccagaactgtgcacagtgctccaagtgtgatatggggaccagaactgtacacagtgctccaagtgtgatatggagaccaggactgtacacagtgctccaagtgtgatatggaggccagcactgcacacagtgctccaagtgtgatatggagaccagcactgcacacagtgctccaagtgtgatatggagaccagaactgtacacagtgctccaagtgtgatatggagaccagaactgtgcacagtgctccaagtgtgatatggagaccagaactgtacacagtgctccaagtgtgatatggagaccagaactgtacacagtgctccaagtgtgatatggagaccagaactgtgcacagtgctccaagtgtgatatggggaccagaactgtgcacagtgctccaagtgtgatatggagaccagaactgtacacagtgctccaagtgtaatGTGTTTAGGATTTCCCAttgccctctctctttctctcctcctctcgtCCTTCCCCTCGTTCATCCAGTCGTTTGCTCTCGTCTctgatcttcctcctccccccccccagaagtCCCTTCCTCGATCTGATCTCCCTCTGAGACTGGCCCAGGAAACATTGAGACAGTGAAAAGTAATGTTTGCAGACGGATTGGAGTGAGAATGCGGAGAGCTCACCTCTCGATGTGCTGTCTTGGTTGTTGCTTTCTCGATTGTCGGGCTGGATAACGATTAACATCTCAGAGACTCTGGACTCTGTAGAACGTGAGACCGTTAAAGTTTTTCAGTGTCTGGTTATGTGAGAGCGTCAGCAAAGAATGTGTCTCTGCAGGCCAGGGACCGATTCTGATTGGAccccatctgctctctgcctccatccaTTTCCCTGTTCATTTAGAgaatcagagaatgcacagcacagaggcaagacattcggcccatcgtgcctgtgctggctctttgaaccgTTCAGCCTGCCCTCATCCTtccttttccctcctcttcctccttccctctgtTCTCTCCGTCCTCCTTCTCAACCGTGATCCTTCCCTCATcatcctccttccctcctctacctccttccctcctcttcctccttccctccccttcctccttccctcctcttcctccttccctcctcttcctccttccctcctcttcctccttccctcctcttcctccatgtctcctcttcctccatgtctcctctttctccttccctcctctacctccttccctcctcttcctccttccctcctctacctccttccctcctcttcctccttccctccccttcctccttccctcctcttcctccttccctcctcttcctccttccctcctcttcctccatccctcctcttcctccatccctcctcttcctccatccctcctcttcctccttccctcctcttcctcctcttcctccttccctcctcttcctccttccctcctcccttcctcccttccctccgTTCTCTCCATCCTTCCTTCTCAACcattccctctccttccctccgtccctcctctccctcctttcctcctcttcctcctttcctcctcttcctccttccctcctcttcctccttcccacctcttcctccttccctcctctccctccctccttccctccgttCTCTCCATCCTTCCTTCTCAACcattccccctccttccctcctcgccctccttccctcctcgtcctccttccctcctcgtcctcctcgtcctcctcgtcctcctcgtcctcctctccctcctcgtcctcctctccctcctcgtcctccttccctcctcgtcctccatccctcctcttcctccttccctcctctccctcctcgtcctccttccctccttccctccttccctctcctggtccttcatttatctctcctcccccaccttcaCTGCCTGAATTTATCGTGATTTGAACATTGACGAAACCCTCGATCGAGGGGGAGAAACGATTTGGAGACAATGACCGAGAGTGGAGTTTTATTTgaaggagtgaggggagtgagtgagtgaacaaTAGACTTGAGTTCCTTTGAAGGTGAGGACACAGAGGCCCAGGTTAGAAAGGCCTGAATTTATCCACAGTGATTCTGGGCATTaacagagcagtgagggaggaacATTGAAAGCTGTATCTCCACCAGCCGTCtacagaccccccccaccagacGTCTATAGATCCCCCCAACAGACGTCTACAGATCCCCCCGACCAGACGtctacagaccccccccccccaccagacgtCTACTGATCTCCCCCAACCAGACGTCGACAGATCTCCCCCAACCAGACGTCGACAGATCTCCCCCAACCAGACGTCGACAGATCTCCCCCAACCAGACGTCTACCGATCCCTCCAACAGACGTCTACAgatcctcccccaccacccatcTACAGATCCCTCCACACCAGACGTCTACAGACCCCACCCAACAGATGTACACAGACCTGCCCCACCAACTGTCTACAGACCCCCCACCAGACGTCTACAGACCTTCCATACCAGCCGTCTGCAGAACCTACCAGCCGTCTACAGACCCTCCCACCAACTGTCTACCGACCCCCCACCAGGTGTCTACAGACCCTCCCCTGTCAGCCGTCGACAGGAACGTCCCCCGACACATCCTCTCcctacagacccctcccccactcatccGGTCTACGGACCCCTCCCCCAGagaacagacccctcccccactcaacgGAACCCTCCCCCGCTGGGGGAGGAGCCTGTAGGTTGTCAGTTTGACCCAGGGGTGAAGGTTCAACGGTTTGCCAATCACAGGCGCTGCTCCAATTTACAAATGGAGACTTTGTTCAACAATTGGAGAATCGGGTGAGCTGGTCCTGGACGGGAGCTGCGGACGCAGAAACCCAACttctggtacagtttgatggCCGGCTCCTGGACATCGGTGGTCTCGAGGACACAGACCCGGTAACCGTGAGCCCGCGCGAATTCCAGAACCTTCCGGGTCAGCCTCGCGCCCAGTCCGTGCCGGCGGTACCGTCTGTCGATGGAGAGTCGGAAGAGCTCGCAGGACGACGGGTCCCCGGGCGACATCTTGGCGGCCACCGTGCCCACCACtcggccctcctcctcctcctcctcctcctcctcctccgcctccaccTCCGCCACCCAGAAGCCGGCCCCGGGCGGTTTCAGGTAGTGCCCCTCGATGTCCGCCATGTCGGTCCTCAGCCTCTCCCTGACGTAGCCGGCGTAGTGCTCCCTGCCCGCCAGGTAAACGAGCGCCAGGAACGCCAGGCAGGCCAGGCCGGCCCACGCCAGCGAAGCAGTGACGGTATAAACGGTCCCGCCGCTGGCCAGGAGCAGACACACGTTGGACGGCGCACGCGCGGACCGTTTAAAGGCCGGCGTCGCCAACTCCGTCATTCCGTCGACGAAGATTCTCCTGACGCGGCGGAAATCCCCCGGTCGGTACGGGCGGACGATCAAACCGGGTCCCCGGCGGTCCGCGCCCGGTCGCTCCTCGCCGACTCTCCCACCGGCCGCCATCTTGGCCAAAAGGGCCTTCGAACCCTGAGCCTGAGAAAGGAAGACACGGCGGAGAGGAGGTCAGGGGTCAGAGGTCGGGCAATGAGCACAGGAAACAACGTCAAGAATTAACATAGAgatgacagcacagaaacaggccattcggcccaacaggtccgtgctggtccacacgagcctcctccctccctactccatctcaccctatcaccatctccttctattcctctctccctcatgtgtttatcgagcttccccttaaatccatctacactattcacctcaactactccttgtgggagcgagttccgcattctcaccactctctggggaaagaagtttctcctgaattccccgattggatttattagtgactctcttatatttatggcccccctggttctggtctccccccacaagtggaaatatcttctctacctctaccctatcgaaccctttcataatcttaaagacctcgatcaggtcacccctcagccttctctagaGCCCGAGCCCCTCCCTgtgcagtctttcctgatagttgtgacctctcagttctagtatgaGAGGGGAACGTCAGTGAACGGATTAAATTAGTGCCCTGACCTCGGGGATTGCCATCGATCCGATGCCAGCATCAGTTTCTCCCCTTGTCGTGTGGGGGACGGGTGACTGCGGTCCAGTGGGACCCGAGGCCCACTCCCTGATCGAATGAGTGCAGTTTCCAGCGCCCCCTCGCTCACTGAGTATCTCCGCCACACGCTGTTCGGACTCTGCCCCAAGGCTGATAGCAGCATGTTCTGATAATCCTGCCCCCTTCctgtatcattctctctctctctctctctctccctttatgtcactttctccctctccctctgcctgtctctctctctctccctctgtgtgtctgtctctctctctctctctccctctgtctctctctctctctctccctctgtgtgtgtgtctctctctctccctctgtctctctctctctccctctgtctgtctccctctccctctgtgtgtctgtctctctctctctctctctctgtgtgtgtctctctctctctctccctctgtctctctctctctccctctgtctctctctctctccctctgtgtgtgtgtgtctctccctctgtctctctctctctccctctgtctctctctctctccctctgtctgtctccctctccctctgtgtgtctgtctgtctctctctctctccctctgtctctctctctctccctctgtgtgtgtgtctctctctctctctccctctgtctctctctctctctctccctctgtctctctttctctctccctctgtgtgtgtgtgtgtgtctctgtctctctctccctctgtctctctctctctctctctccctctgtgtgtgtgtgtctctgtctctctctccctctgtctctctctctctctccctctgtgtgtg from Heptranchias perlo isolate sHepPer1 unplaced genomic scaffold, sHepPer1.hap1 HAP1_SCAFFOLD_1888, whole genome shotgun sequence includes the following:
- the LOC137309887 gene encoding probable N-acetyltransferase CML1 isoform X2, which codes for MAIPEAQGSKALLAKMAAGGRVGEERPGADRRGPGLIVRPYRPGDFRRVRRIFVDGMTELATPAFKRSARAPSNVCLLLASGGTVYTVTASLAWAGLACLAFLALVYLAGREHYAGYVRERLRTDMADIEGHYLKPPGAGFWVAEVEAEEEEEEEEEEGRVVGTVAAKMSPGDPSSCELFRLSIDRRYRRHGLGARLTRKVLEFARAHGYRVCVLETTDVQEPAIKLYQKLGFCVRSSRPGPAHPILQLLNKVSICKLEQRL